In Holophagales bacterium, one DNA window encodes the following:
- a CDS encoding DUF262 domain-containing protein, whose translation MSIFEDTNPRALKDLLGEIHSRTMALPDFQRDFVWEPVATQELIVSIAYNYPAGSILRVRDRARLFAAREFEGAPKLDGGTHTFLVLDGQQRLTSLYQAFFGVGEHKYYLSLKKLIDGADFEDALFHVRASTKWAQAREDFSVQARELLMPLSVLKGGAGGFLQWVIKVTNPMPADDRTAMLDRLTRIDEDWIKTIDDYHFPVVTLSEKTEADALCTIFETLNRTGVKLSVFELLTARFWPHGINLRALWDEAKAAYPIIADFEVDPYSVLQAIALASRDTPSCKRGDVLNMSASDIREWWDRVVLGLVDGLGILRDDCKVMLPKWLPYNSMIAPLAAVLAGASSTRGPEAGAMREKLKRWFWCAVFGQAYDSSANSQAAKDVAELRTWMGGGPAPESVRGLRFDPNTLLDVTPRQRAIYSGTICLILGSGTGARDFHSGGLITTSLMVDQDIDDHHVFPDDYLLRHRGISLARRRDCVLNRTLIDRSTNQRISNRAPSDYLAEMRTTRDFPFDEVLTSHCLPSGNESALLCDDFDRFLMWRQERLWAEIRRVTGLVEATDLESAQDS comes from the coding sequence TTGAGCATCTTCGAAGACACCAATCCGCGAGCCCTGAAGGACCTCCTCGGAGAGATCCATTCCCGAACTATGGCTCTTCCCGACTTTCAACGTGATTTCGTCTGGGAACCGGTCGCGACTCAAGAGCTGATCGTGTCGATCGCCTACAACTACCCGGCTGGGAGCATCCTTCGAGTCCGGGATCGAGCACGCCTTTTCGCTGCTCGCGAGTTTGAAGGAGCGCCGAAGCTCGACGGTGGGACGCACACCTTCCTTGTGCTCGATGGCCAGCAGCGGCTGACATCCCTATACCAGGCTTTCTTCGGCGTGGGAGAGCACAAGTACTACCTTAGCCTTAAGAAGCTCATCGACGGAGCGGACTTTGAAGACGCGCTCTTCCATGTCCGTGCGAGCACGAAGTGGGCGCAGGCGCGTGAGGACTTCTCAGTTCAAGCAAGAGAACTCCTGATGCCGCTCTCGGTCTTGAAAGGTGGTGCGGGAGGGTTCCTTCAGTGGGTCATCAAGGTCACGAATCCCATGCCGGCAGATGACCGCACCGCGATGCTGGACCGTCTGACGAGGATCGACGAGGACTGGATCAAGACTATCGATGACTATCACTTCCCCGTGGTGACTCTCTCAGAGAAGACTGAAGCTGATGCCCTTTGCACGATCTTCGAGACGCTGAACCGGACAGGGGTCAAACTCAGCGTCTTCGAGCTCCTCACGGCTCGCTTCTGGCCACACGGAATCAACCTGCGAGCTCTATGGGACGAGGCCAAGGCAGCGTACCCGATCATCGCGGATTTTGAGGTGGACCCCTACAGCGTCCTGCAAGCGATCGCCCTAGCCAGCCGCGACACGCCATCGTGCAAGCGTGGCGATGTCTTGAACATGAGCGCCTCCGACATTAGAGAGTGGTGGGATCGAGTCGTTCTCGGTCTTGTCGACGGTCTCGGCATACTTCGAGACGACTGCAAGGTGATGCTGCCGAAGTGGCTCCCCTACAACTCGATGATCGCCCCGCTCGCGGCTGTCCTCGCTGGCGCAAGCTCCACGAGAGGCCCCGAAGCGGGGGCAATGCGGGAGAAGCTCAAGCGTTGGTTCTGGTGCGCCGTCTTTGGGCAAGCGTACGACAGCTCAGCCAACAGTCAGGCTGCGAAGGATGTTGCGGAACTGAGGACCTGGATGGGTGGAGGTCCTGCACCAGAGTCAGTCCGTGGCCTTCGATTCGACCCGAACACCCTTCTGGATGTGACGCCTCGCCAGCGCGCGATCTACTCTGGCACGATCTGTCTGATTCTGGGCTCCGGGACCGGGGCGCGCGACTTTCATAGTGGTGGTCTCATAACCACAAGTCTGATGGTGGACCAGGACATCGACGATCACCACGTTTTCCCCGACGACTACCTCTTGCGCCACAGGGGCATCTCTCTCGCGAGACGGCGCGACTGCGTGTTGAACCGCACGCTGATCGACCGGTCGACGAATCAGAGGATCAGTAATCGGGCCCCGTCGGACTATCTCGCTGAGATGAGGACAACGCGAGATTTTCCGTTTGACGAAGTGCTGACGTCGCATTGCCTGCCCAGTGGAAACGAGTCCGCCCTGTTGTGCGACGACTTCGACCGGTTCCTCATGTGGAGGCAGGAGAGGCTTTGGGCGGAGATTCGGCGCGTGACGGGACTGGTAGAAGCAACAGACCTCGAATCTGCTCAGGACTCCTGA